GAATCTTTTCAAAAAGAAGAACAAAGATTACATTACGGATATGGATTCGGTAATCGTAAAAGCGACGAGTGTTTATCCGGAAAAAATAAATCCCGCGATTTATGCCTTGGGATCCGTAGATTTTTTGGATAAGGTGGATATAGTTTCCAAAACCGCCGGAAACATCGTGGAAATCAAAGCCAAAGAGGGGGAAAAAGTTAAAAAAGGAGACGTGCTGCTTCACATAGACACTCTTCAGTTAGAGTTAGAAAGAAAAAAAAACCAATCCGCATTACAAAGCGCCTTTTCTTCTTTGAGCCTTAGCGAGGAAAAATACGCAAAAGCCAGAGAGAATATTGAAATCAGAATGTTGGATATCGAAAAAAGGAAAACACAAACCAAAGAAGCCAAAGCCGAATTGACCAAAATGAAAATGACGTTCGCCGGCAAGGAAACTCTCTATAAAGAAGGGGGAATTAGCAAGGAAGAGATGGAACACGCTCAAACGGCTCTAATAACGGCGGAAGCCAAATATCGGATGAGTATTAAGGATTTGGAAATGGGGATGGTCGGTTTTAGAAACGAGGATATTATTTCGAAAAATATGAAAGTTCCCGATGACCCTAAGGAAAAATTAAAACTGTTCGTAGATATCAATACTCGCATCGACAAAGCGGAAGTAGATGTTGCAAGATCTCAAGTGGAATCGGCTAAGGCGGCTTTGACATCCACGGAGGAATTGATTCGTGCCGCTACGATTCGCTCTCCGATCGACGGCGTAGTCGCTTATGTCAATAAACATGTCGGAGAATACGTAAATCCGGGAGCAGTAAATAGCCCGGATCAGGCGATTTTGGTTCTCGTAAATATAAACAAAGTATTCGCAAAATTGAATATTAGAGAATCGGATATGATTTCAGTCCGTAAAAATATGGATTTGGAATTTACGGCGGACGTGTATCCAGATAGAAAATTCTACGGAAAAGTGGGAATCATAAATCCGATCGTAGATCCGAAAACCCACACTATGGAAGTAAAGGCGTTAATCAAAAACGAAGATAGATCTCTAACTCCCGGAATGTTTGTAAGAGGTTCCATTTTTACGGGAGAAACAAAGATGTCCCTCCTTGTTCCTTCGGAGGCG
The nucleotide sequence above comes from Leptospira weilii. Encoded proteins:
- a CDS encoding efflux RND transporter periplasmic adaptor subunit, with amino-acid sequence MPDSKLQALRNILKSKIIKSALLIICIFLFYKVLIYNDSKSFIREKKKEGAFEFIPNLFKKKNKDYITDMDSVIVKATSVYPEKINPAIYALGSVDFLDKVDIVSKTAGNIVEIKAKEGEKVKKGDVLLHIDTLQLELERKKNQSALQSAFSSLSLSEEKYAKARENIEIRMLDIEKRKTQTKEAKAELTKMKMTFAGKETLYKEGGISKEEMEHAQTALITAEAKYRMSIKDLEMGMVGFRNEDIISKNMKVPDDPKEKLKLFVDINTRIDKAEVDVARSQVESAKAALTSTEELIRAATIRSPIDGVVAYVNKHVGEYVNPGAVNSPDQAILVLVNINKVFAKLNIRESDMISVRKNMDLEFTADVYPDRKFYGKVGIINPIVDPKTHTMEVKALIKNEDRSLTPGMFVRGSIFTGETKMSLLVPSEALFAKDNDVAWIYVLNDGIALRAKVRTGSQYEDKVEILEGLNPGSIVAVEKLTQLKDGMKVRPEMENGLK